In the Eretmochelys imbricata isolate rEreImb1 chromosome 20, rEreImb1.hap1, whole genome shotgun sequence genome, CCTGCCAGCTACACCAGAACAGTTCCTGCCTTTAAGTTAGGatcccccacttccccctccccgccttgcTTTCTCACACCCTACCACCTCTCCTCTTTTGCAGTTGCCTGAGCTCACACCAACAGGAGGGGAGGGCGTGGGTGGGAAAATGCCCGACCGCGACAACTACAACAACGGCAGTAGCAGCGATGAGGCGGGCGCCAATTCCGACGACATCTGCCGCGACTTCCTGCGCAACGTCTGCAAGCGAGGCAAGCGTTGCCGCTTCCGGCACCCCGACATCAGCGAGGTCACCAACCTGGGCGTGCGCAAGAACGAGTTCATCTTCTGCCACGACTTCCAGAACAAGGAGTGCGTTCGCCTCAACTGCCGCTTCATCCACGGCACCAAGGAGGACGAGGACTGTTACAAGAAGACGGGGGAGCTGCCCCCACGCCTGCGCCAGAAGGTGGCGGCTGGGCTGGGCCTCTCCCCAGCGGACCTGCCAAACAGCAAGGAGGAGGTGCCGATATGCAGGGACTTCCTGAAGGGCGACTGCCAGCGGGGAGCCAAATGCAAGTTCCAGCACTTGCAGCGGGAGTACGAGTATGAGGCCCGGGTCATCGCGGCCCGGGAGCCGGGCATTGCCACCACCGTGCGCCGCTATGACCCCTACGACGTCATGTACGACCCCGACCGCTACGACGACCACGACCCGGTGCTGAAGCGGAGGCGGGTGGACGGGCTGCACTTCGAGACCTACGAGTACAGCTTCACCAGCCCGCGCACGGTGGAGTACCGGCTCCTGGAGGAGGAGAACGTCCTGCTGCGCAAGCGCGTGGAGGACCTCAAGAAGCAGGTCAACAACCTGCTGGCGACCAACGAGGTGCTGCTGGAGCAGAACGCCCAGTTCCGGAACCAGGCCAAAGTCATGACTCTCAGCTCCACCGCCACGGCCACCGAGCAGACCCTGGCCCCAACCGTGGGCACTGTCACCAGTTATAACCACAGCATTGCCCAGACCCACACCACGctcagcagccaggcccttcaGCCACGGCCTGTCACCCAGCAGGATTTGGTGGCTCCGGCCGGAGCCCAGGCAGCACCCCCCACCAACGCGGCACCCCCCATGAACCCGGAAATCACCCCGCTCTCGGCTGCTCTGGCTCAGACCATTGCGCAGGGCATGGCTCCTCCAGTCTCCATGGCGCCCGTGGCGGTCTCGGTGGCACCCGTGGCGGTTTCGATGGCGCAGCCGCTGGGAGGGATAACCATGAGCCACGCCACCACGCCCATGGTGACCTACCCCATCGCGTCGCAGAGCGTGAGGATAACGGCCATGCCGCACTAACGCCCCCAGAGGGCCCCGCGCACTGCCGGGGGCCGGTGCCGTTCCGAGCCGCCCCCGGCAGGCGGAGGGGCTGCTTCGCTGGCAGGACTTGCTCCTTCCTTTGGGGAGACAGAAACCGAGGAGGGAGAGAATTGAACTGAAACCCTTGGAAACCTCTCTCTCCTTCCGGAGAGGCCTTTTAGGGGGTGGGCTTTCCACCCTGGAGGCGAATGACTTGGATTTCCCTTAACCCCTAGCCGCCATGCGTGGTCTTCCACAAGGCAGCAGAATTCAGGGACGAAGGGCTTTAATGCCACATGATTCGAAGGGTACAGTAACCTTAGAGCCTTTGCCCGTCGCGTATCTTTGCCCGAATACCTGCCCCTCTGTACCCGCTGCGCTAGCCCCTCCATAGCCCTGCGAGTTCAGGAACTCAGTATATCGCCTGGCTATGGCAGTATCATTTCACTGACAGGACACACCAGAACGAGGCTGTAGGGAAATCACCCCCCAGGGCGGGATCCCCTGGCTTGCTGCTCTCTAATAGAGACACTCCTGGGCTTCCCTGGGCTCAGGCAGAATCAGGGAAGCGAGACCCGGGGGACAGCACCTCCCCCAGAGATGGCAGAAAGGCTGGCTCCGTCTGGCAGCCCTCTCCTAGGGGGAATGGCCCTGGGGCAGCTTTGCCTGGTGATGAAATGGTTAAATCCCCAATAGGATTTGGGCTCATATGTAAACTCAGCCCTGTTGCTTTAAAACAGGGCAACACAACTTAGACTCTAGGAAACTGTCTCTACAGTGGCCTTGAGAGCATCCCTGTTCCAGTCACCCCTCCAGGGAGAGGGTGGTGCATTCCTAGGACCATCCGAATCccaaagaggggtggggggacttgCCAATTCCAGCAGATGTTGTTGCTGAATTGCTCTCAAACCCCAGGGTTGGAAATAAACCCAGCCGCACCCTGCagcctggtgggggtggggcgctaGTTAAATGTGATAGCATCTGACCCCGCTTCGCCTAGCAGCTTGTGGGGCGGGGATTGCATTCTACTTGAGGTCATGGGTTGAAATAAAATCATCTCTGTTGCTGTTTGAATTGTCAGGGCTTCTCCAGTCACCTCCCGAGGCATGGCATAGCTCGCTGAAAGGAGACCAGGCTTGGACAGCGAtcctgccaggcccctgagcaccctccattcccctgatgcCTGCTGAGGTGCTCGGCAGACCTGTTCATCAGTTCCCTCTGGAGCTGTTGGGATTGGCAAATGTGAGCAAATCCACCCGTGCCCTGAGCAAGCCCTCACACCCTTCGCCATCCACCAGCCACTTCTGTGCCTGAGCCTCCCCAACCCAAGACTACCATCTGCCTCTTACGGCCATTTACTCTGTTCACCCCGTTCACACGTCCTCAAAGGAACCTGGTTCAAAGAGACCCCTCCCTCCCTCGTATGCAGTATTTTTGTTTCTAAAACCGAAGCTCACCCACGGGTCTAGAATAGCTTTTGCGTAGTTATGCCTGGgtttgatgttttttttttttttaaggagaacTTAAAGAGTAGGAGAATGCTTTACAGCAGGAGCTCTTTCTAAGGGTGCTGAACTTCGTAAGTCTAGCGTTTTAGTTCTGTGACTACAGTGTAAAGTTTTCAGCTATTAAAAGAAAACGTACAGCCCCTGACCGATACATTCTGGTGTTGACACTCGCTCTTTAAAGCGCTGATCAGCCACCAGATGGAACGTTTGCCTTTCATCTGAGCACATGCGAGCACTTTACAGAGGGATGGGAAGTCTATAAACCCCACTGAGATGTCGGTAAGGCCTACGTgggcaccactgaaatgcagccacctctggggtgaaatgcaGTAGCTGACAGCATTGCTACAAGGGGGATGTGCCCTGGCATCTTCAGTAGCTGAAAGAAAGCAGGAGCTCTGCTTTACATGGCAGCACCACGTTGGTGCATGGGTTCCTTGCGGAGTCAGGAGACCGCCACCTACTGGATTGCTCCAGGCCCTTCTCGCAGCTTgcttggaggtctcccatcccaGGGCTGAGCTGACCATGGCTCCTCTTAGCATGTAATGGGCCCTGACCAGTCGCAGCGCAGAATGGTATCCTGGCTGGCCTGTCACCCCTGCACTTGGGAGAGCCTCCTGCAAACCAGCGTGCTCAGATCGAGGCGCCGAGAAACCAAAACTCTCAACCGCTAGGACGATCCCTTTGTGTccgttgtctctctctctctcgatgaGCACTTCTGCCCACAGTATAGCTCTGGTGCTCGGCAGCGTTTTCCAGTTTTGTCCGTATAATGTGCTACATCTTCATTAGTTTAAGACCCTTTTCCCCCGGTCTCTAGGAAGAAGATTGGGTTAAGTGACTGAGCCGGCAGGGAACCCTGATAGTTGTTCCACCATGCGCGGGGCACTGAGATCGGCATTTAgcagctgcctccctgcccagGTAGACAGAGCAGGGCCCGGGGGGTCACTGCTGCTCCTGTCCTCAACCTCAGTCCCCTTCGGTGCTGGCTGTTACCTCCCAGTGACTTGGTGAAAGCTTACAAGGGCCACTCCCCCTTCTCCGCAGGAACAGCCCTAGCACCCTTGGGGGCTCCTCCAGAGAGGTGCAGTGTGGTAGAGTTGGTGCAttgttggggggctggggggattgTTTGCGCATGGAAGTGATGGCACTTGGCGCTCTGTTCCAGCAGCTCTGACCTCATACACGGGACAGCAATGGGAATGAAAAGGGGCTCTCCAGGGGACAGACGTGACAAGTGTGAGACTGTACATGTACAGGCCTCTTATTGGTGATGGCCCGTCCCCCAGGCTGCTGCAAAGGGCCCATGGTTACAATTTCCTTTTGCCCCAGCTCTGCATTGTTACCCCCTGGGATAAAGATCTTCAGATGCCGTAGCAGGGAGACTCCATCTGGTCTCTCATTGTGCTGCAGCCAGGGGGTGAGGAATTAAAGCCCTTGCTCATTTCTGCttcccccttttgtttacacGCAGGCAGCTCCTTGGAGCTTCAGTGCCCTACACTCCTGCTGTCTGCAGTCATCGCCCGCCAGGGCCCCTTTCGGCCCAGCCCCTCACAGAGAAGTCATACAGCCATGCCCTAGGTGAATAAAGTCCAAGACCCAAACAGATTATCTGGTCTGACCCCCCATATAACAGAGGCCAGAGAACTCCCCCAAACTAATTCCTccagcagagcttttagaaaaccatctaatcttgatttagaCATTGCCAGTGCTGGAGGATCTCTCGGGACCCTgcgtaaattgttccaaaggttaattaccctcactgtgtcaaatgtacactttatttccagtctgaatgtgtctggCTTCAACTCCCAGCTGTTGGATCATGTTattcctttgtctgctagaccAAAGAGCCTGTTACCAAATATAGGGACTTACAGACTAGTCTCTTCTTAACCCACTCTATGTTCAGTGAAATGACACACGGAGCTCAATTTGTCTGTCTGGGTAACTGACAGCACTGGAGCAATGCTCCCCCCTTGGAAATAGTCTTCCTTAGGGCGAGCTTGATCCAGGTGGGAGCTCAGAGACTGGTGAGTTGTTCACGTCTGTGGTGTTTGCAAGCTGCTTGTGTGACTTTACCCCAGTGGTGGGGTTTCCAGCTGGTAGCCTGGTTCCCTGTACGCTTTGTATCTTGCCCCACCTGCCTGGAGCGCATGGTAACAAGACCCCCCTCACAGTCAGTGCAGCTCTGTGCTAGAATCAGCCGGGCACTACAGAGGTGTGCAGAGTACATCTTGGCTGGACACTGCTCTTTGCAGATCAGTGGTTATGAGAGTAACGTGTACTTGGAGAGAGCCCAGTTCTGCCCCAAAGCTTCCAGTAAACTACACACCCTTTGCTGCTGAAAGGCAGCCAACACGAGGCACCAGCTCAGCCCTGAGAGGCTGTACCTGGGGGCCTGGAAGATCTGTGTAATTGACTAACCTTCCCCCCTATCAATTTATCTAACCTGACAGACTCATTGGATCTACCTGAGATTCCGATTTGTGGTTCCAGGGAGTCTAAGCATTGGAGTCTTTGTGTTTAGGCCTTTAAACCATTGCTCCTGGCAATGgatccctgcccttcctgcctTTACACTGGAAGAGCGCGTGCTTACTTCAAACTCAGGTTCTGGGTTGCTCTGGAAATAAGTGAGAATGTGGGAGGGTCTTATCTGTAATAAACTGGGAGCAAAagcccctgccttcccccactgccatcTGCTCTGATGCGCCAGCCCCAGCCTTTGTTTCTAATACACTGCTGCAGGCAGA is a window encoding:
- the ZC3H10 gene encoding zinc finger CCCH domain-containing protein 10, translated to MPDRDNYNNGSSSDEAGANSDDICRDFLRNVCKRGKRCRFRHPDISEVTNLGVRKNEFIFCHDFQNKECVRLNCRFIHGTKEDEDCYKKTGELPPRLRQKVAAGLGLSPADLPNSKEEVPICRDFLKGDCQRGAKCKFQHLQREYEYEARVIAAREPGIATTVRRYDPYDVMYDPDRYDDHDPVLKRRRVDGLHFETYEYSFTSPRTVEYRLLEEENVLLRKRVEDLKKQVNNLLATNEVLLEQNAQFRNQAKVMTLSSTATATEQTLAPTVGTVTSYNHSIAQTHTTLSSQALQPRPVTQQDLVAPAGAQAAPPTNAAPPMNPEITPLSAALAQTIAQGMAPPVSMAPVAVSVAPVAVSMAQPLGGITMSHATTPMVTYPIASQSVRITAMPH